One Natrinema halophilum genomic window carries:
- the arcS gene encoding archaeosine synthase subunit alpha, producing the protein MTDFFEVHERDGAARVGELRLSSPISTPALADGVLEDAGSLWSGDREMPAGDESHLTVLPHRAFPGGTADEVQDSFAVDYPDVDYPSVAVVSSEHAEDHGTDAYALSDVQSVMGHGEALVEAIVTVREAIPADTALLLSGVATPRNVALLAYAGVDLFDETAAVVRGTEGRYLTADDAYFLEDLDELPCSCPACQQPRDEFTREDCADHNTNALAAELAIVRRRIRDGRLRDYVEGQTRHDQWLTAAMRELDSQWGYLEERTPILRDAEISAATEDTLRRVEIQRFADRVTTRYRNRFKNPLVLVPCSAAKPYSESQSHRQFHDAIQWRAHLVSMTSPIGVVPQELETTYPAQHYDTVVTGRWSEDEKQFVSEVLQRYLERNEYPDVIAHVPDEGYRDIVERVEERLELEITYTVPEGGHPTDDTSLANLAESLSGELQYSKREREHNTVRAIADYLLGDGAGDALFEDIKTTSRYPKIQVRDDADTQLATMVPQYGTLSFTLAGARRWLESDAPVKRVEIDGFVPHGSVLAPGVVDADEEIRVGDEVVVEGPNAFAVGRAEMFGREMSESTRGIACEIRHVEER; encoded by the coding sequence ATGACCGACTTCTTCGAAGTACACGAGCGCGACGGGGCAGCGCGCGTGGGCGAACTTCGCCTGTCTTCGCCAATTTCGACCCCTGCGCTCGCCGACGGCGTCCTCGAGGACGCGGGCTCGCTCTGGAGCGGCGACCGTGAAATGCCGGCCGGTGACGAGTCACACCTCACCGTGCTCCCTCACCGAGCGTTTCCCGGCGGCACCGCAGACGAAGTTCAGGACTCGTTCGCCGTCGACTACCCCGACGTCGATTATCCCAGCGTCGCCGTCGTCTCGAGCGAGCACGCCGAAGACCACGGCACCGACGCGTACGCACTTTCGGACGTCCAGTCAGTGATGGGCCACGGCGAGGCACTCGTCGAAGCAATCGTAACCGTTCGCGAAGCGATTCCAGCAGACACGGCGTTGCTCCTCTCCGGAGTCGCGACGCCACGAAACGTCGCGCTGTTGGCCTACGCGGGCGTGGACCTGTTCGACGAGACCGCAGCCGTCGTCAGGGGAACGGAAGGCCGGTATCTGACGGCCGACGATGCGTACTTTCTCGAGGATCTCGACGAACTTCCCTGTTCGTGCCCGGCGTGCCAGCAGCCCCGCGACGAGTTTACCCGCGAGGACTGCGCCGACCACAACACCAACGCCCTCGCAGCAGAACTGGCGATCGTCCGTCGGCGCATTCGCGACGGCCGCCTTCGGGATTACGTCGAAGGACAGACCCGCCACGACCAGTGGCTCACCGCTGCAATGCGAGAGCTCGATTCCCAGTGGGGCTACCTCGAGGAACGGACGCCCATCCTTCGCGATGCCGAAATCAGCGCCGCGACCGAGGACACCCTCCGCCGAGTGGAAATACAGCGCTTTGCCGACCGGGTGACGACGCGCTACCGAAACCGGTTCAAGAACCCGCTCGTGCTGGTCCCCTGTTCTGCGGCCAAACCCTACAGCGAGTCCCAGAGCCACCGCCAGTTCCACGACGCCATTCAGTGGCGCGCCCACCTCGTCTCCATGACCAGCCCCATCGGCGTCGTTCCCCAGGAACTCGAGACGACCTACCCCGCTCAACACTACGATACGGTGGTGACGGGCCGCTGGTCCGAAGACGAGAAGCAATTCGTAAGCGAGGTGCTGCAACGCTACCTCGAGCGCAACGAGTACCCGGACGTAATCGCACACGTCCCCGACGAGGGCTACCGAGACATCGTCGAACGCGTCGAAGAACGACTCGAACTCGAAATCACGTACACGGTTCCCGAGGGTGGACATCCGACCGACGACACGTCGCTTGCGAACCTCGCCGAGTCCCTCTCGGGCGAATTGCAGTACTCCAAGCGGGAACGAGAGCACAATACGGTCCGTGCCATCGCGGACTACCTGCTCGGCGACGGCGCCGGCGACGCCCTCTTCGAGGATATCAAGACGACCAGCCGGTATCCAAAGATCCAGGTCCGTGACGACGCGGATACCCAACTCGCGACGATGGTTCCTCAATACGGGACCCTTTCGTTCACTCTCGCGGGTGCTCGACGGTGGCTCGAGAGTGATGCGCCGGTCAAACGCGTCGAGATCGATGGGTTCGTTCCTCACGGTAGCGTCCTCGCGCCGGGCGTCGTCGATGCCGACGAGGAAATCCGCGTCGGCGACGAGGTCGTCGTCGAGGGACCGAACGCCTTCGCAGTCGGACGTGCAGAGATGTTCGGCCGGGAAATGTCCGAGAGTACGCGCGGTATCGCCTGTGAGATCCGCCATGTGGAGGAGCGGTAG